From the Chryseobacterium fluminis genome, the window ACCATTCCGGTTTCGCCAGAGCCTGGGAAACATTCCGGAAATTCAGTTGAGGAGGCATGGCCAATCCGTTTCTTATTTCTTTAGCCCTGTATCCGAAAGTAGGAACATCTGCCAAAACAACCAGAACATCATATCCCGAAGCTTCACAGCGGTCTAAAATATCATCTCTCAGCCATTCTTCTCTTGGATGGTATAACTGGTACCATGCTTTTCCTTCTGTTAATTCCGCAATTCTCTCTATACTGCTCGTCGTTACCGTGCTTAATATAAAAGGAATATTATGTTTAAAAGCTGCCTTTGCTAAGATCTCAGGAGCATTGGGCCACATCAGCCCCTGTAAGCCGACAGGAGAAATGCCGAAGGGAGCAGAATATTTCACCCCGAATAATTCGGTTTCCATACTCGACTCAGCGTAATTATTCAGGTAACGCGGACGAAGCAGAACTTCCCTCAGTTCGCTTGTATTACGATCCCTGTTGATGTTTTCATTACAGCCTCCATCCAGATATTCAAAGGCGAAACGGGGCATTCTTTTTTTAGCTTTTTCAATGAGAAGTTCAAGCGAAGCGTAACGGGTATCAAATGGAAATGACATGATTTTAATAATTAAAAATTAAAGGTTGAAGCAAATTCATCTGATAATGCTGCTGCAGAAAAGTTTCGTCTATCTCTTTATTGGAAATTACCATGGCTGCGCCCAATGCAGAACCCAGCGGAGAGTGCGTAGACATCACGCTGTAATCCTGAAAATGATGAGACATCAGCTTCATAAATACGTCGTTATCTGTAAATCCGCCATCGATATAAATGGTTTTTATTTCCGAATTCCCGATCGCGTTTTTAATAGTATGAATCTGTAAATCCATTAATTCTATCATTAACTGATGATATGCTTCCTCAAATGTAGCAAAAGAATTTAAATCTGTTTCGCTGATCATTTTTCTTTTCAGAATAATCCCTTCAAAACGGAAATAAACGGCTTTATGCTTCATCAGGCGGAGATACAGTTCCTGATCAAACTGCACTTCTCTGTGGAAACCATATTCTTTTCCATAATGGGCGCACAGCTTTTCAACCTGGATTTTATATTCATTTCCCATGAAAAAACGGGACGCTTTTACCCGCTTCCCATCGATTCGCATATAATTGAGACAATTGTTTTCGATATCTTCATCATTCAGGCTTTCATCATTAAAAGGATTCAGGGATATACTCCAGGTTCCTGTTGACAAAAGTAAGAAAGGATTTTTCTTGCTTAAAATATAGGGTAACAACGCAGAGGAGCTGTCGTGAATACCGACTCCTATTTTAATTTTTTTGTTTTTGTAAGAAGTATTCATACTTGCCGAAGTAGGAACTATCGGAGCCAACAGACTGTCAATACCTTCTTCATACACCCAGTCGTGATAATCATTTTTATCATAATTCCATAAATTGGTGTGGCAGCCTATGGAGGTAAACTCCGATACACAGATCCCGGTAAACAGATAGGATAAGTACTGAGGAAGATGAAGACTGTAACGGATTTTTTTAAACGTTTCCGGATGTTTGTATTTCAGCCAGAACAGCTGTAGTCCTGAATTTAACATTCCTGCCTGGGGAGACGCTGTTTCGCGGGCAATTTTCATTTTGCTGCCGTGTTTTTCATAAAAAAGATCCAGGATTTCCTGATCCATCGGTTTGGTATAGTTGTACAACGGTGTCAGAACGT encodes:
- a CDS encoding FGGY-family carbohydrate kinase, whose amino-acid sequence is MSKKKVTIVFDIGKTNKKFFLFNKNYKEVVREYTELPLTTDEDGYPTEDLVALQNWIKDNFNAILENENFEVKAINFSTYGASFVHLDQKGNVLTPLYNYTKPMDQEILDLFYEKHGSKMKIARETASPQAGMLNSGLQLFWLKYKHPETFKKIRYSLHLPQYLSYLFTGICVSEFTSIGCHTNLWNYDKNDYHDWVYEEGIDSLLAPIVPTSASMNTSYKNKKIKIGVGIHDSSSALLPYILSKKNPFLLLSTGTWSISLNPFNDESLNDEDIENNCLNYMRIDGKRVKASRFFMGNEYKIQVEKLCAHYGKEYGFHREVQFDQELYLRLMKHKAVYFRFEGIILKRKMISETDLNSFATFEEAYHQLMIELMDLQIHTIKNAIGNSEIKTIYIDGGFTDNDVFMKLMSHHFQDYSVMSTHSPLGSALGAAMVISNKEIDETFLQQHYQMNLLQPLIFNY
- a CDS encoding alpha-hydroxy acid oxidase, translated to MSFPFDTRYASLELLIEKAKKRMPRFAFEYLDGGCNENINRDRNTSELREVLLRPRYLNNYAESSMETELFGVKYSAPFGISPVGLQGLMWPNAPEILAKAAFKHNIPFILSTVTTSSIERIAELTEGKAWYQLYHPREEWLRDDILDRCEASGYDVLVVLADVPTFGYRAKEIRNGLAMPPQLNFRNVSQALAKPEWCLEILKHGVPAFKTMEKYMDKNMNVKQLGQFMNSTFSGRLNPDRIKAIRDQWKGKLVIKGVASDEDAEEAVRLGFDGMIISNHGGRQLDAGESTIAVVKEISDKYKNQIKIMMDSGVRTGPDVARALSCGAEFTFMGRTFMYAVGALGEKGGDHIIEMLKMQFRQVMEQVCCEKPEDLQNFRVK